The DNA sequence ATCCATAGGGTAGTTTGGCCACGTGTTACTGAGCTATCTGCTACGAGTACAAACTCGTGCAACTAGCATGGCTAAATCGGACTCCAATAGCAATGACCTCCGGCAGGATCAACCGGAATGAAATGCTCTTCCCCAGCGAAACTGGGGGAGTTGGCGGTGAATGTAAATACACTCACACATTTGGGTCCACACGTTCGGTGACCGCTGATCGAATAACCGATCGGGCGTCACCGAACTACCAAGGCTAACATCAGATCCCATCTGTACGGCGGACCGCAGGGGTAGGATCCTCATTTCCTTCGGACGTATTTCTAGGTCACCGGGGGTACATAACCCCTTCGGACCCGAACCGTCCGACCCGGCAGCGCGTGTCGTCCACGCCGCCTCTTACTTCGTATATAATCACAATCGCCGATCACTACTTAAGGCCTACGAACCGAGACTTCAAAGAGAGGGAATAACATACACGAATAATGGATAGTATTCAATTCTGATTGACACCAATTCGATAATTTACCTGTTTGTATGGATATCGGTCGAAAGACCATCGCACCACCTGACGATCACTGTCTCCTATCGGTAGCCAAGGACAGAGACAACTCGAGACCACTACTAGTGACCCCGGTTTCGACTGATTCCGTCACGGAACGTCTTTATCGCAGGCGCGCGCGTGCTGAGATATGAACGTCGATATTGGGAACGCACTTGCAACAGTCGCATCACCGGGTGTCTCGAGAGCATCGCTTGAGCGACTAGACACGCAAGTCGCGACCGCCCACGAGCGAATCGAACGGGGAATGGAAAATCGAGAACACGGCTACGAGGCGCTGAATCTCCCCCAGGAAACCGATCCCGACGAAATTCGAGCGGCGGTCGAGCCGATCGCAGACGCCGAGGTCCTGTTCACGGTTGGCATCGGCGGGAGTTCGCTCGGGGCAGCGACGATCACGAACGCACTCGAGTCGGACACCGAGACCGTCTTCCTGGACAACGTCGACCCCGAGTGGATCACGAGCCACCTCGAGCGCGTGTCCCTCGAGAACGCGGCGATCAACGTGGTCTCGCGCTCGGGGACGACAGCGGAGACGCTTGCGAATTTCCTGGTCGTGCGCGAGGCCTTCGAGTCGGCAGGTGTCGACTGGACTGAACGGACGATCGTCACGACCGGCGAGGCCGGCCCGCTTCATGACCTCGCGAATCGCCACGACCTGCCGTCACTGAAAGTCCCAGATGGTGTGCCGGGTCGTTTCTCGGCGCTGTCAGCTGTCGGCATGGTCGCCGCGGCTGTCTGTGGCCACGATCTCGAGGCGTTGCTCGAGGGTGCGGCTGCCGAGCACGAGACCCTCTCGGGATCGTTGTTCGAGTGCCCGGCCTACGCCTACGGCGCGACGGCGTACGCGTTGGACGAACGCGGCGCGGGCGTGAACGCGATGATGCCGTATGCGGAGTCCCTCGAGACCTCCGCCGAGTGGTTCGCCCAGCTGTGGGCCGAGAGCCTCGGCAAGGACGACCTCGGACAGACGCCGGTTCGAGCGCTGGGTGTCACCGATCAGCACTCACAGCTGCAACTGTATCGCGCGGGTCCGCGCGACAAACTCGTTACGTTCGTCACGACACAGGAAGGGACCGACCGACAGATCCCCGACACAGACGTCGCGGAGCTGTCGTATCTGGGTGATGCGACGCTTGGTGAACTGCTCGCAGCCGAGTTCGAAGCCACGGAAGCGAGTCTCGCAGCTGCTGGTCGGCCAAACGTCCGTATCGAACTCGAGCGTGTCGACGAGTACGAACTCGGTGGCCTACTGTACGGCATGGAAGCCGCCTGCGTGCTGGCAGGCGAGCTCTACGGCGTCAACACCTTCGAGCAGCCGGCCGTCGAGTGGGCCAAAAAGGCGACGCGTGGATTGCTCGGTGGTGGGGAGTTCGAAGAGGCCGAAGCGGTCGCCGACAAGACCGAATTACGAGTCGAACGATAATCGAACGCGGTATGCACTCGCCGGTGTCGTCCGGTTGCGGTGAGCCTATGGGTCCTGGGACGAACAATGAGGTATGACCGAAACCGCACGGGCCGACGACGCTGGCCCGGTCACCTCCGGCGTGGTTCCCGGCCTCGGGACCGCCCTCGCGGGAATTACGATGGTCGCCATGCTCGTTCCCGTTCGTCGCGGTGTCGACGATCCGATCGTTTGGGCTGGCGTCGCCTTCGCCGCCGCCGCCGTCTTCGCCTTTCTGATCCGTCGACACGGCGACATCGAGCGGACGATCGGTGGCTCGATCGCTGCCGTCTCGAGCATCGCTGTCGTCTTGCTTACCGGCTACGCCCTGAACCAAGGAACCATGGCTCCGGTATCCGTCCCGGCACTTTCGTCGTCGGTACCGATCGTCTTCGTCGCCTTCGTGACCGCGGGATTGACTGCCAGCGTTGGTATCGCGGACTACCTCGGGATCAGCGCCGGTGGATTGAAACGACGGGCACAACAGGTGGTCGTGCTCACTGCCGTTGGCTTCGCCGGGCTCTTTGCGCCCTACCTGACGACGCCAGTGCTCGCGCTCCCGGTGTTACCGTTTCTCGACTCGTTTTCGGAGATCCAGCGGACCCTCGCCAATCAGGTTGTCGGCCAGGTCGGCATGGCGCTGGGGACGGTGCTCGTTGTCGGTGCCTTTCTCAAACTGACGGATCGTGACCTGTCGTTCATCGATCTTCGGCGACCAACGCTGCGAGATCTCGCCTGGATCGTCGGCGGCATCGTCGTCCTCTTCGGGGTGCTCTATGCGATCTCGCTGTCCATGCAGGCAACCGGCGTCGAGAGTGCCGATCACGCGACGACCCAGAATGCCGAGAAAGCCCCAGAGATGCTGCTGGTATTGATCCCGCTTGCGATCCTGATAATCGGCCCGTTCGAGGAACTACTCTATCGGAACGTGATCCAGAAGGCACTGTACGAGACGTTCTCGCGAGCCGGTGCCGTCGTCGTCGCCAGCGTCATCTTCGCCGCCGTTCACGTGCTTGCATACAGTACTGCCGGACTGGGTGCGGTCATCGCCAGTCTCGGTACCATCTTTGGGCTCTCGATCGTGCTCGGCGTGATCTACGAGCGAACGGATAACCTAGTGATGCCGGCGCTGGTCCACGGCATCTACAACGCAGTCGTCTTTACGAATCTCTACTTTCTGGTCGGTTGAAGACGACCGACTCGAGGACGCTTATGAGGGGTTCTTCCGGGCCAGTTCCGACCCGCAGATCGGACAGCGGTCTTTCTCTTCGTCGAACTCGCGGCCACAGCCCTGACACTGGAACGTCCAGTGGCGCTGTTCGTCGATTCCCTCGCGGGCGATGACTTCGACGTCGACGTTGAGTTTCTCCGCGACGTTTTGCATCGCGTAGTCGTCGGTCACGAGGACGCCGTCGAGTTCGAAACTCGCCGCGATGAGCCGAACGTCGGTTTCGGAAAGGACGTCGAGATCACCGGACTCGCGGGCCGCACGCTGGACCTTCTCGGTGGTGTCGTCGTTCGGAATGTGGATGTGCATCCCGGAACCTTCCATCGCGTCGTAGCGATAGGCGCTCTCGTCTTTGAGTTCCTCGCGGACGAGCGGGATGGTCGCAGTCTGTTCTGTCGTGTGGAAGTCGTGGATAAAAGCCGAGGAGTCGAGAACGTACATACCGTTAGCGCTGGACGACGATGTAGTCTTTCACCGCTTGGACGCGGTTGACGGGAACGAGGAAGTGACCGGCGTCGTCGAGGTCGAAATCGACGGCGCGCCGAGAGATTTCCTCATCGGGCTCGATGACGAGATCGTGCAGTGTGCCTGATTTGAGATCCATCGTAATGTTGTAGAGCAGTCCGAGCTCGGTGCCGTCGGTACCCATGACGGACTTCCCCGAGAGGTTTTCAGCGAGTATATCGCTCATGCGTACCTGTACTTACTAATCGGTATTAAAACCACGGAGACGCCCCGAAACAGGTTATCTCACGACAGCGAGCCATCAGCCATCGAACAGGCCGTGTGGCCGTCAGCGCCCCACTCGAGTGGCGATAGTTCGATACGACCGGCACCGGACAACTGCCCAGCAGCGGCGGCCACGACTGTCGGAACGGCGATGACGATGGGTTTAACTACGGCGATACGGACGATTTAGGTAAGACCTTCTCGGGTGGTTCATCATGTCGGACACGGATACACGCGACCCCACATCCCTCAGAACGCCGATCGTCGCCGTCCTTGGACACGTCGATCACGGCAAGACCAGTCTCCTCGATAAGATCCGCGGCTCCGCGGTCATCGAGGGTGAAGCAGGCGCGATCACCCAGCATATCGGCGCGACTGCCGTCCCGCTGGATATCATTTCGACAATCGCGGGCGATCTCGTCGACCCGGACGATTTCGATCTCCCTGGCCTCCTCTTTATCGACACACCGGGTCACCATTCCTTTACCACGCTTCGCTCCCGCGGGGGCGCACTGGCCGACATCGCCATCCTCGTCGTCGACGTCAACGACGGCTTCCAGCCCCAGACGCTCGAGGCCCTTGACATCCTCAAACGGTCCCAGACCCCCTTCATCGTCGCGGCGAACAAGATCGACACCGTCCCCGGCTGGAACGCCCACGAGGACGCGCCGATCAACGACACCTACGAGAGCCAGTCCGATCGTGTCCGCCAGCGACTCGACGAGAGCCTCTACGAGATCATCGGCAACCTCTCGGACGAGGGCTTCTCTGCCGATCTGTACTGGCGGGTCCAGAACTTCCAGCGCAACGTCGGCGTCGTCCCCGTCTCGGCGATGACCGGCGAAGGGGTCCCCGACCTCCTGACCGTCATGATGGGACTCTCCCAGCGCTACATGAAAGAGGAGATGGAGATCGACGTCACCGGCCCCGGCGTCGGCACCGTCCTCGAGGTCAAAGAGGAGAAAGGCTTCGGAACGACCATCGACACGGTCCTCTATGACGGGACGATCCGAGCGGACGATCAGCTCGTCGTCGGTGGGATGAACGAACCGATCGTTACCGACGTCCGCGCGTTGCTCCAGCCCCGGCCCCTTGCCGAGATCCGGACCGAGAGCCGCTTCGAGAAAGTCGACGAAGTCTCGGCCGCATCCGGGATCAAGATCGCCGCGCCCGAGCTCGCGGACGCGATGGCCGGCGCGCCGGTTCGTGTCGTCCGTGACCGCGACATCGACGAAGTCATCGAGGAAGTACAGGCCGAGCTCGCCGATATCGCAGTTGACACCGCCG is a window from the Natrinema sp. HArc-T2 genome containing:
- a CDS encoding NOB1 family endonuclease, which codes for MYVLDSSAFIHDFHTTEQTATIPLVREELKDESAYRYDAMEGSGMHIHIPNDDTTEKVQRAARESGDLDVLSETDVRLIAASFELDGVLVTDDYAMQNVAEKLNVDVEVIAREGIDEQRHWTFQCQGCGREFDEEKDRCPICGSELARKNPS
- a CDS encoding lysostaphin resistance A-like protein, translating into MTETARADDAGPVTSGVVPGLGTALAGITMVAMLVPVRRGVDDPIVWAGVAFAAAAVFAFLIRRHGDIERTIGGSIAAVSSIAVVLLTGYALNQGTMAPVSVPALSSSVPIVFVAFVTAGLTASVGIADYLGISAGGLKRRAQQVVVLTAVGFAGLFAPYLTTPVLALPVLPFLDSFSEIQRTLANQVVGQVGMALGTVLVVGAFLKLTDRDLSFIDLRRPTLRDLAWIVGGIVVLFGVLYAISLSMQATGVESADHATTQNAEKAPEMLLVLIPLAILIIGPFEELLYRNVIQKALYETFSRAGAVVVASVIFAAVHVLAYSTAGLGAVIASLGTIFGLSIVLGVIYERTDNLVMPALVHGIYNAVVFTNLYFLVG
- the infB gene encoding translation initiation factor IF-2, encoding MSDTDTRDPTSLRTPIVAVLGHVDHGKTSLLDKIRGSAVIEGEAGAITQHIGATAVPLDIISTIAGDLVDPDDFDLPGLLFIDTPGHHSFTTLRSRGGALADIAILVVDVNDGFQPQTLEALDILKRSQTPFIVAANKIDTVPGWNAHEDAPINDTYESQSDRVRQRLDESLYEIIGNLSDEGFSADLYWRVQNFQRNVGVVPVSAMTGEGVPDLLTVMMGLSQRYMKEEMEIDVTGPGVGTVLEVKEEKGFGTTIDTVLYDGTIRADDQLVVGGMNEPIVTDVRALLQPRPLAEIRTESRFEKVDEVSAASGIKIAAPELADAMAGAPVRVVRDRDIDEVIEEVQAELADIAVDTAEEGVVVKADTLGSLEAMADALDDAEVPIVRAEVGDVAPRDVSVASTAEDGKQKAILGFNVDVLDDAEQRAEIEDVTIFTDEVIYQLIEEYEEYVEGIEQAQQDTILENITRPSRFRILLDHTFRQNDPAVVGVEVNAGTIQNNANVVKFEGNEPNRVGQVKGIQEQGEDVDEARAGNRVSVAIDGPTVGRQIEEGDELWIEIPEKHAKILEQELASEIPGDELEALNMYLDKQRSRDPFWGK
- a CDS encoding PRC-barrel domain-containing protein; translation: MSDILAENLSGKSVMGTDGTELGLLYNITMDLKSGTLHDLVIEPDEEISRRAVDFDLDDAGHFLVPVNRVQAVKDYIVVQR
- a CDS encoding glucose-6-phosphate isomerase, coding for MNVDIGNALATVASPGVSRASLERLDTQVATAHERIERGMENREHGYEALNLPQETDPDEIRAAVEPIADAEVLFTVGIGGSSLGAATITNALESDTETVFLDNVDPEWITSHLERVSLENAAINVVSRSGTTAETLANFLVVREAFESAGVDWTERTIVTTGEAGPLHDLANRHDLPSLKVPDGVPGRFSALSAVGMVAAAVCGHDLEALLEGAAAEHETLSGSLFECPAYAYGATAYALDERGAGVNAMMPYAESLETSAEWFAQLWAESLGKDDLGQTPVRALGVTDQHSQLQLYRAGPRDKLVTFVTTQEGTDRQIPDTDVAELSYLGDATLGELLAAEFEATEASLAAAGRPNVRIELERVDEYELGGLLYGMEAACVLAGELYGVNTFEQPAVEWAKKATRGLLGGGEFEEAEAVADKTELRVER